A window from Peromyscus leucopus breed LL Stock unplaced genomic scaffold, UCI_PerLeu_2.1 scaffold_274, whole genome shotgun sequence encodes these proteins:
- the LOC114695002 gene encoding tripartite motif-containing protein 43-like translates to MESDISQAFQEELTCFICLSCLTEPVTISCGHSFCRACLQLSWEDSHLPVHCPMCREPCQQQEMRTDIVLKKLVSIARQASLMKDLSFEEHKCVSHKETKRIFCVESRIFLCQLCSNSHEHRGHRHCPIEAAAEEQMERLLKQMASLWEKIQENQETIEAENRTTTLWMDYVTLREEMIRTEYRELHPFLCKEDKKHIQCMRKESQCVLEKLRKSEAMMVQKSQELREMFQELMAMSQEPYVVLLQGLDDMVRRSESMQLSMPKGMQPELSSLPITGLTEMFKHIQVHIFFDNVTTVHSQMNLFNVLREFSFGPQRKDTSVHSVGCYLASWGSLKLISGKYYWEVDLQDSGDWAVGVCEDSWLRNTNQMIDSEGAFLLVCVKEGNHYSLLTTCPLFRHYIERPLGRVGVLLDCEDGCLSFMNVAKSSLIYKYPAGTFKNAVQPFFSSGHEGKTFNPGH, encoded by the coding sequence ATGGAGTCAGACATCTCACAAGCCTTCCAGGAAGAACTCACCTGCTTCATCTGCCTGAGCTGCCTGACAGAGCCAGTCACCATAAGCTGTGGCCACAGCTTCTGTCGAGCCTGCCTCCAGCTGTCCTGGGAGGACTCCCATCTTCCAGTCCACTGCCCTATGTGTCGGGAACCATGCCAACAGCAGGAAATGAGAACCGACATTGTTCTGAAGAAGCTGGTGTCCATTGCCAGACAAGCCAGCCTCATGAAGGACCTGAGCTTTGAGGAGCATAAGTGTGTAAGCCACAAGGAGACAAAGAGGATCTTCTGTGTTGAGAGCAGGATCTTCCTCTGTCAGCTCTGCTCTAACTCTCATGAGCACAGAGGTCACAGACATTGTCCCATTGAGGCAGCAGCTGAAGAACAAATGGAAAGACTTCTGAAGCAGATGGCCTCTTTATGGGAGAAGATCCAAGAAAATCAAGAGACTATCgaggcagagaacagaacaacaacTTTGTGGATGGACTATGTGACTCTGCGGGAAGAAATGATTAGGACAGAGTATAGGGAGCTACATCCATTCCTCTGTAAAGAGGACAAGAAACATATCCAATGTATGAGAAAGGAAAGCCAATGTGTtttagagaaactgaggaagagtgAAGCCATGATGGTCCAAAAGAGCCAAGAACTAAGAGAAATGTTTCAGGAGCTGATGGCAATGTCCCAGGAGCCATATGTGGTACTTCTCCAGGGTTTGGATGACATGGTCAGAAGGAGTGAGTCAATGCAGCTGAGCATGCCCAAGGGTATGCAACCTGAACTCAGTTCCCTACCCATCACTGGACTGACTGAAATGTTCAAGCACATCCAGGTGcacattttctttgacaatgtAACCACAGTCCATTCCCAGATGAACCTATTTAATGTCTTGAGAGAATTCAGCTTCGGACCTCAACGTAAGGATACATCTGTGCATTCTGTTGGATGCTATTTGGCTTCCTGGGGATCCTTGAAGTTGATCTCAGGGAAATATTACTGGGAGGTAGATTTGCAGGACTCTGGGGACTGGGCTGTAGGGGTCTGTGAGGATTCCTGGCTAAGGAATACAAACCAAATGATTGACTCTGAGGGTGcctttcttcttgtgtgtgtgaaggagggtAATCATTACAGTCTCCTCACCACATGCCCACTATTCCGGCACTATATAGAGAGGCCACTGGGCCGGGTTGGGGTTCTCCTTGATTGTGAGGATGGATGTTTAAGTTTCATGAATGTTGCCAAGAGTTCACTCATATATAAGTACCCCGCAGGCACCTTCAAAAACGCTGTCCAGCCTTTCTTCTCCAGTGGCCATGAAGGTAAAACCTTTAATCCAGGACATTag